One Deltaproteobacteria bacterium DNA segment encodes these proteins:
- a CDS encoding glutathione S-transferase family protein, translating to MLLYLDTKRAPNPRKMRIYLAEKKLQLPIKELDLRAGEQRTPEFRQKNLFAGVPILELDDGTVIAESLAIIEYLEELYPEPPLLGATPVQRALVRMWERRCEIGVYLAASRMVLAKGDVSAHARQTLLARLALLNEGLQGKEWLAGPFSLADITLFIGLETAHHGEFALDPAWANLQRWYAAMKVRPTASA from the coding sequence ATGCTCCTGTATCTCGACACCAAACGAGCGCCGAACCCCCGCAAGATGCGAATCTATCTTGCTGAGAAAAAGCTTCAGCTACCGATCAAGGAGTTGGATTTGCGAGCTGGCGAACAACGGACGCCGGAATTTCGCCAAAAGAACCTATTTGCTGGGGTGCCAATTCTGGAATTGGATGATGGCACTGTCATTGCCGAATCGCTTGCCATCATTGAGTACCTTGAAGAGTTGTATCCCGAACCGCCACTGTTGGGCGCAACGCCGGTGCAGCGGGCATTGGTGCGAATGTGGGAACGACGCTGCGAAATCGGGGTCTACCTCGCTGCCTCGCGCATGGTGTTAGCGAAAGGTGACGTCTCGGCCCATGCGCGGCAAACGTTACTTGCGCGGTTGGCGTTGCTCAACGAAGGGTTGCAGGGCAAGGAGTGGCTTGCCGGTCCATTCTCGCTTGCGGATATTACGTTGTTCATCGGTCTGGAAACCGCGCATCATGGGGAGTTTGCCCTTGATCCCGCCTGGGCCAATTTGCAGCGTTGGTATGCGGCGATGAAAGTGCGGCCGACTGCGTCGGCATGA
- a CDS encoding folate/biopterin family MFS transporter: MAYATNLFMLSSLQLPLVLRQPDTRQFALFFDITYFLQGFADLSSGLAHQPVQYYLKEHFQLSAAESGVFWATVGLGWTLKPLYGFMSDSVPFAGYRRKSYLILMALIGAVGWGVLTFSSVSYVLLLAVLTLCAATLAFTDVMTDALMVETGQPRRLTGSFQAIQWATLSVALILAQFLGGYLATYTSMRSVFFLAAVFPLILMTVTFWLVREPPADTAQATFTHTLSALRHVMTMPMLWTSVAFLFLWNFSPSFGTPLLYYQTDVLRFSKVFIGTLGACAQVGSVIGALLFLLYGRSLPLNRLLFLAVALGVLSTLSFLGLVGPRSAVGLFFFSGMINQVTHLAVLDLAARMCPVQAAGTVFALLMATLNLGSSSGGIVGGWLYEVAGFPLLIFMSALGTALCWLIVPFVREPSQNP, translated from the coding sequence ATGGCGTACGCTACGAACCTATTCATGCTCTCTTCGCTTCAACTGCCGCTCGTGTTACGCCAGCCCGACACACGTCAATTCGCGCTGTTCTTTGACATCACCTATTTCTTGCAAGGCTTTGCTGACCTGTCTTCTGGGCTCGCGCATCAGCCAGTGCAGTATTATCTCAAAGAGCATTTTCAGCTCTCGGCTGCTGAATCGGGGGTATTCTGGGCGACGGTTGGACTCGGCTGGACATTGAAGCCTCTCTATGGGTTCATGTCGGATAGTGTGCCGTTTGCTGGCTATCGTCGCAAAAGCTATCTCATCTTGATGGCCCTGATCGGCGCGGTCGGTTGGGGAGTGTTAACGTTCTCCTCTGTTTCGTATGTTCTCCTGCTGGCTGTACTCACTCTCTGTGCTGCGACCCTTGCCTTTACCGATGTGATGACCGATGCCTTGATGGTAGAAACCGGCCAGCCTCGACGGCTCACCGGTAGTTTTCAAGCGATCCAGTGGGCTACGCTGAGTGTGGCCTTGATTCTCGCACAATTCCTCGGTGGCTATTTGGCAACCTATACATCAATGCGTAGTGTATTTTTTCTGGCCGCCGTTTTTCCTCTCATCCTGATGACCGTTACCTTCTGGTTAGTTCGTGAACCTCCAGCCGATACTGCGCAGGCAACGTTTACTCATACGCTTTCTGCCCTCCGCCATGTCATGACGATGCCGATGTTGTGGACGAGTGTTGCCTTCCTCTTTCTGTGGAACTTTAGCCCCTCCTTTGGCACGCCACTCCTATATTACCAAACCGACGTTCTCAGATTCTCAAAAGTTTTCATCGGTACTCTCGGGGCATGTGCCCAAGTCGGGAGCGTCATTGGGGCGCTGCTGTTTCTCCTGTATGGTCGCTCATTGCCGCTGAACAGACTGTTGTTCCTCGCTGTTGCGCTGGGCGTGTTGTCGACCTTGAGCTTCTTAGGATTAGTGGGGCCGCGCTCAGCAGTTGGTCTGTTTTTTTTCTCCGGCATGATTAACCAGGTGACTCATCTGGCAGTGCTCGACCTCGCCGCGCGCATGTGCCCAGTGCAAGCCGCAGGCACGGTCTTTGCGCTGTTGATGGCGACGTTAAATCTTGGCAGCAGCAGTGGAGGAATCGTGGGTGGGTGGTTGTATGAGGTTGCTGGTTTTCCGCTGTTGATTTTCATGAGCGCACTGGGGACGGCGTTGTGTTGGTTGATCGTGCCGTTTGTCCGTGAACCGAGCCAGAACCCTTGA